Proteins encoded together in one Sinorhizobium sp. B11 window:
- a CDS encoding DUF736 family protein yields the protein MATTIATLTQKTDGSLEGIFATIRVNAPIAIIPNAQKASEEAPDFRVIHRRTGFEIGAGWNRIARQTGEEYLSLKLEAPEIGVIFGNLAQAPGGDPSKKVILWNNPD from the coding sequence ATGGCCACCACGATCGCAACCCTGACACAAAAGACCGACGGCAGTCTCGAAGGCATCTTTGCCACCATCCGGGTCAACGCCCCGATCGCCATCATCCCAAACGCACAGAAGGCAAGCGAGGAAGCGCCCGACTTCCGCGTCATCCATCGCCGGACCGGTTTCGAGATCGGTGCAGGCTGGAACCGGATCGCCCGCCAGACCGGCGAGGAATATCTCTCGCTGAAGCTGGAGGCCCCCGAGATCGGCGTGATCTTCGGAAACCTCGCACAGGCTCCTGGCGGTGATCCGAGTAAGAAGGTGATCCTCTGGAACAATCCAGACTGA
- the traG gene encoding Ti-type conjugative transfer system protein TraG — protein MAVREKLHPALLLFFVPIAVTAVAVYIIEWRWTGLASSMSGKTEYWFLRAAPLPALLFGPLGGLLTVWASPKHRRRPVAGTSLLCFLGVVGFYGLREYGRLAPFVQHGVVTWNVALSFLDIVVLIGALAGFIAVAASARFSTVIPEQVKRARRATFGDADWLSMGAAGKLFPPDGEIVIGERYRVDKEIVHELTFDPDDSSTWGQGGRAPLLTYRQNFDSTHMLFFAGSGGYKTTSNVVPTALRYSGPLICLDPSTEVAPMVVEHRTNVLKREVMVLDPTNPIMGFNVLDGIETSEHKEEDIVGIAHMLLSESVRSESSTASYFLSQAHNLLTGLLAHVMLSPDYAGRRNLRSLRQIVSEPEPSVLAMLRDIQENSGSAFIRETLGVFTNMTEQTFSGVYSTASKDTQWLSLDGYAALVCGNAFKTSDIAIGRKDVFLNIPAALLRSYPGIGRVIIGALINAMMQADGAFKRRALFMLDEVDLLGYMRVLEEARDRGRKYGISLMLMYQSVGQLERHFGRDGATSWIDGCAFASYAAIKALDTARNVSAQCGEMTVEVKGSSRNLGWTTNSGASRKSENVSFQRRPLIMPHEITQSMRKDEQIIIVQGYSPIRCGRAIYFRRKDMGAAANANRFVGN, from the coding sequence ATGGCAGTAAGGGAAAAATTGCATCCGGCGTTGCTGCTCTTCTTTGTGCCGATCGCTGTCACGGCCGTCGCCGTCTACATCATCGAGTGGCGATGGACGGGACTGGCTAGCAGCATGTCGGGCAAGACCGAATACTGGTTCCTGCGTGCCGCGCCGTTGCCGGCGCTTTTGTTTGGACCACTCGGGGGGCTCCTGACTGTCTGGGCATCCCCGAAACATCGCCGACGGCCAGTCGCCGGGACAAGCCTGTTGTGCTTCTTGGGTGTCGTCGGCTTCTATGGGCTGCGAGAATATGGACGGCTTGCCCCGTTCGTCCAGCACGGCGTCGTCACCTGGAACGTCGCTCTGTCCTTCCTCGATATCGTCGTGTTGATCGGCGCGCTCGCCGGCTTCATCGCCGTGGCCGCCTCCGCCCGGTTCTCCACAGTCATTCCCGAACAGGTGAAACGCGCGCGGCGCGCGACGTTTGGCGACGCCGACTGGCTTTCGATGGGGGCAGCCGGAAAACTGTTTCCGCCCGACGGCGAAATCGTGATTGGCGAGCGTTATCGCGTCGATAAGGAAATTGTTCACGAGTTAACTTTCGATCCGGACGATTCCTCGACCTGGGGACAAGGCGGCAGGGCTCCCTTGCTGACATACCGGCAAAATTTCGATTCCACTCATATGCTGTTCTTTGCGGGATCCGGCGGATACAAGACAACCAGCAATGTCGTCCCGACGGCTTTGCGCTACAGCGGGCCACTGATCTGCCTTGACCCTTCGACCGAGGTCGCACCGATGGTCGTCGAACATCGCACTAACGTTCTAAAGCGTGAGGTGATGGTTCTCGATCCGACGAACCCGATTATGGGCTTCAATGTGCTCGACGGCATTGAGACATCGGAGCATAAGGAAGAAGACATCGTTGGCATTGCTCACATGCTGTTGTCGGAAAGCGTACGTTCTGAGAGTTCCACGGCCTCGTATTTCCTAAGCCAGGCGCACAATCTACTAACCGGCCTGCTCGCGCACGTCATGCTGTCGCCGGATTATGCCGGCCGGCGAAATCTGCGCAGCCTTCGGCAGATCGTCTCGGAGCCTGAGCCGTCCGTGCTGGCGATGCTTCGCGACATTCAGGAAAATTCCGGATCGGCATTCATTCGCGAAACCTTAGGCGTGTTCACCAACATGACTGAACAGACATTCTCCGGCGTCTATTCGACGGCGTCAAAGGACACCCAATGGCTCTCGCTCGACGGTTATGCCGCACTCGTTTGCGGCAACGCCTTTAAGACGAGTGACATTGCCATCGGACGAAAAGATGTTTTTCTCAATATCCCTGCCGCGCTCCTGCGCTCCTATCCAGGGATTGGTCGCGTGATCATTGGTGCGTTGATAAATGCAATGATGCAGGCTGACGGTGCGTTCAAGCGTCGCGCGCTCTTCATGCTCGATGAGGTCGATCTGCTCGGTTATATGCGCGTTCTGGAGGAGGCACGTGATCGCGGGCGGAAATACGGGATCTCGCTGATGCTGATGTACCAGTCTGTGGGTCAACTGGAACGACATTTCGGCAGGGACGGCGCAACCTCCTGGATCGATGGTTGCGCGTTTGCCTCCTATGCGGCGATCAAGGCGCTCGACACAGCGCGAAATGTCTCGGCGCAGTGTGGTGAAATGACCGTGGAGGTGAAGGGAAGCTCGCGAAATCTCGGCTGGACTACCAACAGTGGGGCGTCGCGGAAGTCGGAGAACGTCAGTTTCCAACGTCGACCGCTGATCATGCCGCACGAAATTACGCAGTCGATGCGCAAGGACGAGCAGATCATCATCGTGCAGGGGTATAGCCCGATCCGATGCGGTCGCGCGATCTACTTCCGGCGGAAGGATATGGGTGCCGCTGCGAACGCCAACCGGTTCGTAGGAAATTGA
- a CDS encoding conjugal transfer protein TraD has translation MTTDLKHEARVKFLLGGIVVKAGLARADRAFLLGGLRELARVAIGSPQHRRLREIGKEAFKASSPKDRIAPTEEILEWQ, from the coding sequence ATGACAACTGACTTGAAGCATGAAGCACGGGTGAAATTTCTGCTTGGCGGCATTGTCGTCAAGGCGGGTCTGGCGAGAGCCGACCGGGCGTTTCTGCTCGGCGGCCTGCGCGAACTGGCGCGCGTCGCCATCGGATCGCCCCAACATCGGCGGCTGCGCGAGATCGGCAAAGAAGCGTTCAAGGCGTCTTCGCCCAAGGATCGGATTGCGCCCACCGAGGAGATACTGGAATGGCAGTAA
- a CDS encoding TraC family protein: MAVNSSISNLDAQIEKLRERRRFLIVKSAERFARAATKSGLAQMEIADEEVDRIFEEIAARFRKEGKKALPGAPTQARRSTVGAAGTPEAILHDN, translated from the coding sequence ATGGCCGTAAACTCATCAATTTCAAATCTCGATGCCCAGATTGAGAAACTCCGAGAACGTAGACGTTTTCTGATAGTTAAATCCGCCGAACGCTTCGCCAGAGCCGCCACGAAGTCCGGGCTGGCGCAGATGGAGATCGCAGACGAGGAGGTGGATCGGATCTTCGAAGAGATCGCCGCCCGATTTCGCAAAGAGGGGAAAAAGGCCTTGCCTGGCGCGCCTACTCAGGCACGTCGATCAACGGTTGGTGCGGCTGGAACGCCGGAGGCTATCTTGCATGACAACTGA
- the traA gene encoding Ti-type conjugative transfer relaxase TraA: MAIMFVRAQVIGRAAGRSIVSAAAYRHRARMMDEQAGTSFSYRGGASELVHEELALPDVIPTWLKTAIEGKSVAGACEMLWNAVDAFEKRSDAQLARELIIALPEELTRAENIALVREFVHDNLTSNGMVADWVFHDKDGNPHIHLMTTLRPLTEDGFGPKKVAVTGEDGEPLRVATPDRANGKIVYRLWAGDKETMKAWKIAWAETANRHLALAGHEIRLDGRSYAEQGLDGIAQKHLGPEKAALARKGAEIYFAPADLARRQDMADRLLADPALLLKQLSNERSTFDERDIARALHRYVDDPVDFANIRERLMASDDLVLLKRQQVEAESGKVSEPAIFTTREILRIEYDMAQSAHVLSERHGFAVAEGAVVTAIERVETQDPQKPFRFDPEQVDAIRHVTGDNAIAAVVGLAGAGKSTLLAAARVAFEGEGRRVIGAALAGKAAEGLEDSSGIRSRTLASWELAWAGGRELLERGNVLVVDEAGMVSSQQMARVLKIVEDAGAKVVLVGDAMQLQPIHAGAAFRAISDRVGFAELAGVRRQREEWAREASRLFARGRVEEGLDAYAQHGLLVEAGTREEIVKRIVADWTDARRDLLRNSAGGEDVRRLRGDELLVLTHTNEDVKRLNESLRNVMMQEGALTDTREFQTARGFREFAAGDRIIFLENARFLEPRARHLGPQYVKNGMLGTVVSTGDNRGGALLSVRLDNGRDVVISEDSYRNIDHGYAATIHKSQGSTVDRTFVLATPMMDQHLTYVSMTRHRDRADLYAASEDFQAKPEWGRKPRVDHAAGVIGELVETGLAKFRPNDEDADESPYADVKTDDGAVHRLWGVSLPKALEEGGVSEGDTVTLRKDGVERVTVTVPVIDEKTGKKSFEERTVDRNVWTARQVESAEDRQERIEREGHRPELFKQLVERLSRSGAKTTTLDFESEEGYRAHAKDFARRRGIDTLAGVVAGMEDGVSARLAWIAEKREQVAKLWERASVALGFAIERERHVSYHEEPNEPCAADIAIGGKYLIPPTTIFARSVDEDARRAQLASERWKEREAILRPVLEKIYRDPDHTLVRLNALASDATIEPRRLADDLAAAPDRLGRLRGSDLLVDGRAARDERNAATAALPELLPLVRAHATEFRRQAERFGIREEQRRAHMSLSIPALSKPAMARLVEIEAVRERGGQDAYKTAFTFAVEDRLLVQEVKAVNDALTARFGWSAFTDKTAAIAQRSVAERMPEDLAPDRREKLARLFSVVRRFAQEQRVVERKDRTQLEAGASIEPGRETMPVLPMLAALTEFKTPVEEEARTRAHAVPHYGQDRASLVDAATRIWRDPAGAVGKIEELIQKGFAGNRIAAAVLNDPAAYGALRGSQRMMDKMLAAGRERREALLAVPEAVGRVRSLGASWITALDTETQAVTEERRRMAVAIPALSQAADDALRRILTDMKKRQAKGKGATVDAAADSLDPRIQQEFAAVSRALDVRFGRNAILRGEKDLAKGLSPSQRQVFGAMQGRLKVLQAIVRAQNGQQIVSERQRRAVDRSSAMIP; encoded by the coding sequence GTGGCGATCATGTTCGTCAGAGCGCAGGTAATCGGCAGGGCGGCGGGGCGCAGCATTGTCTCGGCCGCTGCCTATCGCCATCGCGCCCGAATGATGGACGAGCAGGCCGGCACATCCTTCAGCTATAGGGGCGGCGCATCCGAGCTGGTGCATGAGGAGTTGGCGCTGCCGGATGTAATACCGACATGGCTGAAAACCGCGATCGAAGGAAAATCCGTCGCCGGCGCCTGCGAGATGCTCTGGAATGCGGTCGATGCGTTCGAGAAGCGGTCCGATGCGCAGCTTGCCCGCGAGCTGATCATAGCGCTGCCGGAGGAGCTGACACGGGCGGAAAACATCGCGCTGGTGCGGGAATTCGTCCACGACAACCTGACCTCGAACGGGATGGTCGCCGACTGGGTATTCCATGACAAGGACGGCAATCCGCATATCCATCTGATGACGACGTTGCGGCCGCTGACCGAAGATGGCTTCGGGCCGAAGAAGGTGGCGGTAACAGGCGAGGACGGTGAGCCCTTGCGCGTTGCCACGCCGGACCGGGCGAACGGGAAGATCGTCTACAGGCTGTGGGCCGGCGACAAGGAAACCATGAAGGCGTGGAAGATCGCCTGGGCGGAGACGGCCAATCGCCATCTGGCGCTTGCCGGTCATGAGATCCGCCTCGATGGCCGCTCCTATGCCGAACAGGGGCTCGACGGGATTGCGCAGAAACACCTTGGGCCAGAAAAAGCCGCGCTCGCGCGCAAAGGCGCCGAGATCTATTTCGCGCCGGCCGATCTTGCCCGTCGGCAGGATATGGCCGACCGCCTACTGGCTGATCCCGCGCTGCTGTTGAAGCAGCTTTCCAATGAACGCTCCACCTTCGATGAGCGCGATATCGCCAGGGCACTGCATCGCTACGTCGACGACCCCGTGGATTTTGCCAATATCCGCGAACGGCTGATGGCCTCGGACGATCTGGTACTTCTGAAGCGGCAGCAGGTCGAAGCTGAAAGCGGCAAGGTATCGGAGCCGGCGATCTTCACCACACGGGAGATCCTGCGCATCGAATATGACATGGCGCAGTCGGCGCACGTACTGTCGGAGCGGCACGGCTTTGCTGTTGCCGAGGGTGCCGTCGTGACGGCGATCGAGAGAGTCGAGACACAGGATCCGCAGAAACCCTTCCGTTTCGATCCCGAGCAGGTCGATGCTATCAGGCATGTGACGGGCGACAATGCTATCGCCGCCGTCGTCGGTCTTGCCGGTGCCGGCAAGTCGACGCTTCTCGCGGCGGCTCGCGTGGCCTTTGAGGGAGAAGGCCGCAGGGTGATCGGCGCAGCGCTTGCCGGAAAAGCGGCCGAGGGGCTGGAGGACAGTTCCGGCATTCGGTCGCGCACGCTGGCCTCCTGGGAACTGGCATGGGCCGGCGGCCGCGAGTTGCTCGAACGTGGAAACGTCCTTGTCGTCGACGAAGCCGGCATGGTGTCCTCGCAGCAGATGGCCCGTGTCCTCAAGATCGTCGAAGACGCGGGGGCGAAGGTCGTCCTGGTCGGCGATGCGATGCAGCTGCAGCCGATCCACGCGGGTGCGGCATTCAGGGCGATCAGCGACCGCGTTGGCTTTGCCGAACTCGCCGGCGTGCGCCGACAGCGTGAGGAGTGGGCGCGTGAGGCCTCGCGTCTCTTCGCTCGTGGTCGGGTCGAAGAGGGGCTTGATGCCTATGCGCAGCATGGCCTCCTCGTTGAAGCAGGGACGCGCGAGGAAATCGTCAAACGTATCGTTGCCGATTGGACCGATGCCCGCCGTGACCTTCTGCGCAACTCTGCCGGAGGCGAGGACGTGCGCCGTCTTCGTGGTGACGAGTTGCTCGTTCTGACCCACACCAATGAAGATGTGAAGCGTCTCAACGAATCTCTGCGCAACGTCATGATGCAGGAGGGTGCGCTTACCGATACGCGCGAATTCCAGACTGCGCGCGGGTTTCGCGAGTTCGCCGCCGGCGACCGGATCATCTTTCTCGAAAACGCCCGTTTCCTTGAGCCGCGTGCGCGGCATCTTGGTCCCCAATATGTGAAGAACGGCATGCTCGGCACTGTCGTTTCCACCGGCGACAATCGCGGCGGCGCATTGCTCTCGGTCCGCCTCGACAATGGTCGCGACGTCGTCATCAGCGAGGACAGCTATCGCAATATCGATCATGGTTATGCAGCGACGATCCACAAGTCTCAAGGATCGACCGTCGACCGGACCTTCGTGCTCGCCACCCCCATGATGGACCAGCATCTGACCTATGTGTCGATGACGCGCCATCGCGATCGCGCCGACCTCTATGCCGCAAGCGAGGACTTTCAGGCGAAGCCGGAATGGGGACGGAAGCCGCGGGTCGACCATGCCGCTGGCGTTATCGGCGAACTGGTGGAAACCGGGCTGGCGAAGTTCCGGCCCAATGACGAAGACGCGGACGAAAGCCCTTATGCCGACGTGAAGACCGATGACGGCGCCGTTCATCGTCTTTGGGGTGTCAGCCTGCCGAAGGCGCTGGAAGAGGGCGGTGTGTCGGAAGGCGACACCGTAACCCTGCGCAAGGACGGCGTCGAACGGGTCACGGTGACTGTCCCAGTGATTGATGAGAAGACCGGAAAAAAGAGTTTTGAGGAACGGACGGTCGATCGCAATGTCTGGACCGCCAGGCAGGTCGAATCTGCAGAAGATCGCCAGGAGCGGATCGAACGCGAGGGCCATCGCCCGGAATTGTTCAAGCAGCTTGTGGAGCGCCTGTCGCGATCCGGTGCCAAGACGACGACGCTCGATTTTGAAAGCGAGGAAGGCTACCGGGCGCATGCGAAAGATTTTGCGCGGCGGCGCGGCATCGACACGCTCGCCGGGGTCGTGGCCGGGATGGAGGATGGGGTTTCGGCGCGGCTGGCGTGGATTGCGGAAAAGCGCGAACAGGTGGCGAAGCTTTGGGAGCGGGCGAGCGTTGCGCTCGGTTTTGCGATCGAGCGGGAACGCCACGTCTCGTATCACGAGGAGCCGAATGAGCCGTGCGCTGCAGATATCGCGATCGGCGGAAAGTATCTGATCCCGCCCACCACGATCTTTGCCCGCAGCGTCGATGAGGATGCGCGCCGCGCGCAGCTCGCCTCGGAACGGTGGAAGGAGCGGGAAGCGATCCTGCGCCCGGTACTCGAGAAAATCTATCGCGATCCGGACCACACGCTTGTTCGCCTGAATGCGCTGGCGTCGGACGCAACGATCGAGCCGCGCAGACTTGCTGACGATCTTGCGGCAGCACCTGATCGGCTCGGACGCCTTCGCGGTTCCGATCTCCTGGTTGACGGCCGCGCGGCGCGCGACGAGCGGAATGCTGCCACAGCCGCACTGCCGGAATTGCTGCCACTCGTACGCGCCCATGCCACCGAGTTCCGCCGGCAGGCCGAGCGCTTCGGCATCCGCGAGGAGCAGCGCCGCGCGCATATGTCGTTGTCGATCCCGGCCTTGTCGAAACCGGCGATGGCGCGTCTCGTCGAGATTGAAGCCGTGCGCGAGCGCGGCGGGCAGGACGCCTACAAGACGGCTTTTACCTTCGCGGTGGAGGACCGGCTTCTCGTGCAGGAGGTAAAGGCGGTCAACGACGCCCTCACGGCTCGCTTCGGTTGGTCCGCCTTTACCGACAAGACCGCCGCGATCGCACAGCGCAGCGTTGCCGAGCGCATGCCGGAGGACCTTGCGCCGGATCGGCGCGAAAAGCTGGCTCGTCTGTTTTCGGTCGTGCGCCGCTTTGCCCAGGAGCAGCGTGTCGTAGAGAGGAAAGATCGCACGCAGCTGGAGGCCGGTGCCAGTATCGAGCCGGGGAGGGAGACGATGCCGGTGTTGCCGATGCTCGCCGCCTTGACGGAATTCAAAACGCCAGTCGAGGAGGAGGCTCGGACAAGGGCCCACGCGGTTCCTCACTATGGTCAAGATCGCGCTTCCCTCGTGGACGCGGCGACCCGCATCTGGCGCGATCCCGCCGGCGCCGTCGGCAAGATCGAGGAGCTGATCCAAAAGGGTTTCGCGGGCAATCGGATCGCCGCAGCTGTACTCAACGATCCCGCCGCCTATGGCGCGCTGCGGGGCTCCCAACGCATGATGGATAAGATGCTCGCGGCCGGGCGAGAACGGAGGGAGGCGCTGCTGGCGGTGCCGGAAGCGGTGGGTCGCGTGCGCTCGCTGGGCGCGTCCTGGATCACTGCCCTCGACACCGAGACCCAGGCAGTAACCGAGGAGCGGCGACGTATGGCGGTTGCCATTCCAGCTCTCTCACAAGCGGCCGACGACGCGC